One segment of Anopheles stephensi strain Indian chromosome 3, UCI_ANSTEP_V1.0, whole genome shotgun sequence DNA contains the following:
- the LOC118513722 gene encoding beta-1,4-mannosyl-glycoprotein 4-beta-N-acetylglucosaminyltransferase gives MSPGVKRKFDVRLFLWGLFLLQISLIGLFLLFGSLLLSTTVDTADDGTDGRAQTAEQQRIVTSFAVWSPFGVRFISNRTAGLLSPTANPHRSTGTIAAANGDDSNGVDGNDGRRSNNSQLLKRNQQQLLQQLQHPRHAKYHPWIQRDVPKVESADKYFRTIPYTDWQGTRKQRLCFIEGTQGKALVTSKAAAISKPGNNETEQIDTGVVSKRATELSKSSPPATGDDDAGVLSAVTVGDDGTGRCRCNPQWHGTDCGQPEVIWRAFITSKIPPRDQTATPRPFARNLFYIVQSTFVSVEMLEIQLMELADQVSLFVLCDRPAGPPGSASYGASIAHHADGTDFLRSIRDRLLLVSDASCSGRNMFRKLLKYTTKGAIRADDIVLFSGTDEVLNRKAVAYLRWYDNWPQPVRFRLKHNVYGFFWQHPANSTVIGSAAVQVSTLREVYGSDPERLLAIEKPVMLIGDLNHFGGWYCRRCYQPGSIVQYYEHRAATGAGTVYLPDPKRTKVLNEEYVQQLIATGKDLEDGERTLERISRRTDKYYQPDYVRENSWKFDNIVLNLFARWDDNLADDDYFS, from the exons ATGTCTCCCGGTGTCAAACGGAAGTTCGACGTACGGCTGTTTCTATGGGGTCTGTTTCTGCTGCAAATCTCGCTCATCGGTCTGTTTCTGCTGTTCGGTTCGCTGCTCCTATCGACCACCGTCGATACGGCGGACGACGGTACCGATGGCCGTGCCCAGACAGCTGAGCAGCAGCGGATCGTTACATCGTTTGCCGTCTGGTCCCCGTTCGGGGTGCGATTCATTTCCAACCGAACGGCGGGGCTATTGTCGCCTACGGCAAACCCACACCGTAGTACCGGGACGATCGCAGCAGCCAATGGTGACGATTCGAATGGTGTGGATGGAAACGATGGTAGGCGTAGTAACAACAGTCAGCTGTTGAAAAGGAACCAACAAcaactgctgcagcagctaCAGCACCCGAGACATGCAAAGTATCATCCATGGATTCAGCGCGACGTTCCGAAGGTGGAAAGTGCTGATAAATATTTTAG gaCGATTCCCTACACGGACTGGCAGGGAACCCGCAAACAACGGTTGTGCTTCATCGAGGGTACGCAGGGAAAGGCGTTGGTGACTTCAAAGGCAGCAGCAATCAGCAAGCCCGGCAACAATGAGACTGAACAGATAGATACAGGAGTAGTGAGCAAACGAGCAACAGAGCTTAGCAAATCCAGCCCACCGGCAACCGGTGATGATGACGCTGGTGTCCTGTCCGCCGTAACGGTAGGAGACGACGGTACGGGCCGTTGTCGCTGTAACCCGCAATGGCACGGCACCGACTGCGGTCAGCCGGAGGTTATATGGCGTGCGTTTATAACTTCCAAAATTCCACCCCGTGATCAAACGGCCACCCCGCGCCCGTTCGCCCGCAATCTCTTCTACATCGTCCAGAGCACGTTCGTCAGTGTGGAGATGCTGGAGATACAGCTGATGGAGCTGGCCGATCAGGTGAGCCTGTTTGTGCTGTGTGATCGACCGGCCGGTCCACCAGGTTCCGCCTCATACGGTGCCTCAATCGCGCATCACGCCGACGGAACCGACTTCTTACGCTCGATACGGGACCGACTGCTCCTCGTGTCGGATGCATCGTGCAGCGGGAGAAACATGTTCCGGAAGCTGCTCAAATACACCACAAAGGGTGCAATCCGTGCGGATGACATTGTACTGTTTAGTGGGACGGATGAGGTGCTAAACCGGAAGGCGGTCGCGTATCTCCGGTGGTACGACAATTGGCCCCAACCGGTACGGTTCCGGTTGAAGCACAATGTGTACGGCTTTTTCTGGCAACATCCAGCGAACAGTACCGTGATCGGTAGTGCCGCCGTGCAGGTAAGCACCCTGCGCGAGGTGTACGGTTCCGATCCGGAACGGTTGCTAGCGATCGAGAAGCCGGTTATGCTGATCGGAGATCTGAATCACTTTGGTGGCTGGTACTGTCGGCGCTGCTACCAACCGGGCTCGATCGTGCAGTACTACGAGCATCGAGCAGCGACTGGCGCCGGTACCGTTTACCTTCCCGACCCGAAGCGTACCAAGGTGCTGAACGAAGAGTACGTGCAGCAGCTGATTGCAACCGGGAAAGATCTGGAGGATGGGGAACGCACGCTCGAACGGATTAGTCGCCGCACGGACAAATACTATCAGCCGGATTACGTGCGGGAAAATAGCTGGAAGTTTGATAATATCGTACTGAATCTCTTTGCCCGCTGGGACGATAATCTAGCGGACGATGATTACTTTAGCTAG